A genomic segment from Malaclemys terrapin pileata isolate rMalTer1 chromosome 1, rMalTer1.hap1, whole genome shotgun sequence encodes:
- the GPR12 gene encoding G-protein coupled receptor 12 isoform X1 translates to MHQAPRSGASAEGIAPALPTAQPGAGTAAPSPCLCSANNEPAGSSLPCCIERTWRPSSSSRGEAKKTGVKMNEDLKVNLSWLPQDHLEASSPENISTAVSSLIPVVDPEPELIVNPWDIVLCTSGTLISCENAIVVLIIFQNPNLRAPMFLLIGSLALADLLAGIGLIINFIFAYLLQSEATKLITIGLIVASFSASVCSLLAITVDRYLSLYYALTYNSERTVTFTYIMLILLWGASICIGLLPIMGWNCLKDESTCSVIRPLTKNNAAILSVSFLLMFALMLQLYIQICKIVMRHAHQIALQHHFLATSHYVTTRKGVSTLAIILGTFAACWMPFTLYSLIADYTYPSIYTYATLLPATYNSIINPVIYAFRNQEIQKAFWLICCGCIPSSLSQRARSPSDV, encoded by the exons ATGCACCAGGCACCGCGTTCAGGGGCCAGCGCAGAGGGGATTGCACCTGCGCTCCCTACTGCACAGCCAGGAGCTGGTACTGCCGCCCCCTCCCCGTGTCTGTGCAGTGCAAACAATGAGCCTGCCGGGAGCAGCCTGCCCTGCTGCATAGAAAGGACCTGGAgaccctcctcctccagcagggGAGAAGCCAAG AAGACAGGGGTTAAAATGAATGAAGATCTGAAGGTTAATTTAAGCTGGCTGCCTCAAGATCACTTAGAAGCCAGCTCTCCAGAGAATATCTCAACTGCAGTCTCCTCCCTGATTCCTGTCGTAGACCCAGAACCAGAGCTCATAGTAAACCCCTGGGACATTGTTTTGTGTACTTCAGGAACCCTTATCTCCTGTGAAAATGCCATTGTGGTCCTTATCATTTTCCAAAATCCTAATCTTCGTGCCCCCATGTTCCTTCTGATAGGCAGCCTGGCACTTGCAGACCTCttagcaggaattggattgatcaTCAATTTTATTTTTGCCTATCTTCTACAATCAGAAGCTACAAAACTGATCACTATTGGACTGAttgttgcctctttctctgcatCTGTCTGCAGCTTGCTGGCTATTACTGTTGATCGTTACCTCTCATTGtattatgctttgacttataattcAGAAAGGACTGTCACTTTTACTTATATCATGCTTATTTTGCTCTGGGGAGCATCTATCTGTATTGGACTGCTGCCTATAATGGGCTGGAACTGCCTCAAAGATGAATCCACCTGCAGTGTTATCAGACCGCTCACTAAAAATAATGCAGCTATCCTTTCAGTCTCTTTCTTGCTCATGTTTGCTCTCATGCTGCAGCTCTACATTCAAATTTGTAAAATTGTGATGCGCCATGCCCATCAGATTGCCTTGCAACACCATTTCCTGGCCACATCCCATTATGTGACCACCCGAAAAGGAGTGTCTACTTTGGCCATTATTTTGGGGACCTTTGCTGCTTGTTGGATGCCTTTTACACTCTATTCTTTAATAGCAGATTACACGTATCCTTCAATATATACCTATGCCACTCTCCTGCCAGCCACCTACAATTCCATCATCAATCCTGTAATATATGCTTTTagaaaccaggaaatacaaaaaGCATTTTGGCTCATCTGCTGTGGCTGTATCCCTTCTAGCCTGTCTCAAAGAGCAAGATCACCTAGTGATGTTTGA
- the GPR12 gene encoding G-protein coupled receptor 12 isoform X2 yields MLILLWGASICIGLLPIMGWNCLKDESTCSVIRPLTKNNAAILSVSFLLMFALMLQLYIQICKIVMRHAHQIALQHHFLATSHYVTTRKGVSTLAIILGTFAACWMPFTLYSLIADYTYPSIYTYATLLPATYNSIINPVIYAFRNQEIQKAFWLICCGCIPSSLSQRARSPSDV; encoded by the coding sequence ATGCTTATTTTGCTCTGGGGAGCATCTATCTGTATTGGACTGCTGCCTATAATGGGCTGGAACTGCCTCAAAGATGAATCCACCTGCAGTGTTATCAGACCGCTCACTAAAAATAATGCAGCTATCCTTTCAGTCTCTTTCTTGCTCATGTTTGCTCTCATGCTGCAGCTCTACATTCAAATTTGTAAAATTGTGATGCGCCATGCCCATCAGATTGCCTTGCAACACCATTTCCTGGCCACATCCCATTATGTGACCACCCGAAAAGGAGTGTCTACTTTGGCCATTATTTTGGGGACCTTTGCTGCTTGTTGGATGCCTTTTACACTCTATTCTTTAATAGCAGATTACACGTATCCTTCAATATATACCTATGCCACTCTCCTGCCAGCCACCTACAATTCCATCATCAATCCTGTAATATATGCTTTTagaaaccaggaaatacaaaaaGCATTTTGGCTCATCTGCTGTGGCTGTATCCCTTCTAGCCTGTCTCAAAGAGCAAGATCACCTAGTGATGTTTGA